CCCCGACTCCATCCATGAACAGCCAGCAGCATGGCTAGGGTTACGACTAGGAAACCGGACACCCGCAGCGACCAGTCCGGCCAGGCCTGCCACCACTGCATCACTCGGTTGCGGGTCGTTTCGCGCAGACCCAGCAGGACGAGCCCCTTGAGCGTCACGATGGCCCCGATGGTCACCCAAAACCAGTCGCGCGGCGGCTCAGCAGATGCCAGCAGTAGAAAGACGCCGGACAGTCCTGTGCCCTGCAAAATCAGAAACCGCGTGAAGGGATCGGCCATGGCCCGCACGAGCCGCTCGCGCCACCAGCCCGGCGCCGCGACCAACAGCACTCCGTGCGCCAGCCACAGCAAACTGATGAGAAGAGGCCCAGCAAGTGTCAGCATGAACTATTAAGGACTGGTGCGGCATGAACGGTGCAGCATGAAGAATTTTCTCTCCCGGACTCCTGGCCTCACTCCTGGAACCTTACGCTTTACTTTTCACGGATACAGCCCGCGGGCAAGATGCGCCTGCGCCACCTGATCGATGCCGCTCATCAGTGCCGCCATGCGCATCGTGGATTTCTTCTGCCTGGAAAAGTCCAGCGTGCGATGAAATGCGGCCGTGATAATCTCCTGCAGCCGCTCCTGGATGTCCGATTCCTTCCAAAAAAACCGCTGCACGTCCTGCACCCATTCGAAGTAGGACACGATCACGCCACCTGAATTGGCCAGGATGTCCGGAATGATGAAAACGCCTCTGTCGATCAGGATCTCATCAGCGTCCAGCGTTGTCGGACCGTTGGCGCCCTCCACGAGAATTTTGCAGCGCACCTTGGGGGCATTCTTCTTCGTGATCTGCTCGGAGAGCGCAGCGGGCACCAGCACCGTACACTCAAGTTGCAGCAGCTCGTCGTTGGTGACCCAGTCGCCCATTTTGAGGTCGCGCAGCGACTGGCCCTGTTTGTAATGGGTCAGCAGTGTGGGCACGTTTAGTCCCTTCGCATTGTACAGTCCGCCATTGACGTCGCTCACCGCCACCACCTTGGCGCCCGTCTCGTGCATGATGCGCGCCGTGTGCGAGCCGACATTGCCGAATCCCTGAATGGCGACCGTAGATTTTGACGCCGTGAGCTTCAACTGTTTCATCGCCTCTAACGTCACATAGACGACGCCGCGGCCGGTAGCCTCCTCGCGACCCAGACTGCCCCCTATGGAAAGCGGCTTGCCGGTGACGACACCGGGCGAAGCATAGCCCACCTGAATGCTGTAGGTGTCCATGATCCAGGCCATAATCTGCGCATCGGTGCCGACGTCCGGGGCCGGCACATCCTTGTCCGGTCCGATGAAAGGCAGGATTGCCGCTGCGTAGCGGCGCGAAAGCCGCTGAAGTTCTGCGCGCGAAAGCTTTTTGGGATTCACCCGCACGCCACCCTTGGCGCCGCCGTAGGGAAGGCCCGCGAGTGCGCACTTCCACGTCATCCACATGGACAGAGCCGCCACTTCGCCCAGATTCACGTCCGGATG
The Nitrospira sp. DNA segment above includes these coding regions:
- a CDS encoding Glu/Leu/Phe/Val dehydrogenase, which encodes MARSPVHEMDNHTFRLAVAQFDQAAELMGLDPNLRQRLKMPEQSLVVSVPVQMDDGRVEVYTGYRVIHDSSRGPSKGGIRFHPDVNLGEVAALSMWMTWKCALAGLPYGGAKGGVRVNPKKLSRAELQRLSRRYAAAILPFIGPDKDVPAPDVGTDAQIMAWIMDTYSIQVGYASPGVVTGKPLSIGGSLGREEATGRGVVYVTLEAMKQLKLTASKSTVAIQGFGNVGSHTARIMHETGAKVVAVSDVNGGLYNAKGLNVPTLLTHYKQGQSLRDLKMGDWVTNDELLQLECTVLVPAALSEQITKKNAPKVRCKILVEGANGPTTLDADEILIDRGVFIIPDILANSGGVIVSYFEWVQDVQRFFWKESDIQERLQEIITAAFHRTLDFSRQKKSTMRMAALMSGIDQVAQAHLARGLYP